The window GCGGGTGCCGGGGCGCAGGTCAGGCGAAATCCCGCTGCACGCCCCGGAATTCGGGCAGCCGCGCCAGGCCGCGCAGCGCCTCGAGGTCCTTCAGCACGACGCGGCGCCCCTTGACCTCGATCAGGGTCTGGTCCTGGAGCTGCCGCAGGATGCGCGACAGGGAGGGCTGGTTCATGTTGAGCATGGTGGCGAGGTCGCGTTTGCGGGTCGGCAGCTCCACCTGGGCGGCCGTGACGAAGCCGGCGTAGGGATTTTTCTCGTGGAGCCCGACGAGGTAGCGGGCCAGCCGCTGGGCGCCGTCGCAGAGGGTCAGCTCGTCGATCTTCTCGATGAGCTGCTCCAGCCAGCAGGCCATGACCTCCAGGACGTAGCCCTGCAGGACGGGCCGGCGGGCCATGTAGTCGAGGAAGGGGGCGCGGGAGAAGCGCAGCAGGGTGCTCGGCTTCAGGGCGACCGCGGTCACGGGGTGGCTCGCCATGAAGAGCGAGGCCTCCCCGAACACGGCCTGCCGCTCGGCGAGATGGACGATGTGCTCTCGGTAGCCGGGGCCGGAGCGGATCAGCTTGACCTGGCCCTCGCAGACGAAGTAGACGCCTTGCGGCGGGTCCCCCTCCTCGAAGAGCGTCGCGCCGGCCTCGCAGTCGATCGTCTCGGCCATCTCCAGCAGGGCCCGGCAGATCTCGGGTCCCACCTTCCCGCCGAACGGGCTGTCGATCAGCTGGTCGGCATGATGCGGTTTGCTCGTCGCGTCCATGGATCCCCTCTCCCCCCAAATCGGCGCGTGGAACCGGGATCATCCCTCAAAAACCGGACGGAATCAACCCCCCAGGACGCCCCCCCTCAAGACGACGAAGGCGCCGCGGGCGCGGCGCCGGGACCGGGACGTGGACGGGGGTGCCGCGCGGGCGGCACCCCCTGTTCGCGTTCGGCTCGCCGGGCGGGCGTCGCTCAAACCCCCGCAGCGTGCTCCACGCGGATGCTCACCGAACCGTCCATCTCCGAACGGAGGTCGGGCTTGGCCACGGCCTCGACCTTGATCCAGTCGTCGGAGAGCAGCATGCACCCGACCAGGAACTCGGCCACGACCTGGGCGCGGTCCTGGGCCAGGCGCTTGTTCTCGGCCTGCACCACGACCTTCAGCGGCGAGTAGGGATGGTCCTTGCGGATCTGGTCCGCCGCGCGGGTCAGCCAGCCGCGCCCGCTGTCGCGCAGCAGCGTGCCGCCCTTCTGGAAGACCTCGTCGCCGGTGAACTCGAGCCGGCGCTCGTTCTTCTCGCGGTAGTCCACGGCCGGGATGCGGAAGCTGATCCCCGCGTAGTTGTAGGTGTTGGTCCCCTTGTCGGTGACGCTGAACACGTAGCTGTAGGGGTAGCCCACCTGCAGCATCTCGTTCAGGTCGCCGCGGCCGTCCCAGGCGACCTGGCCCGGCGGCTGCCCCTTGTCCTCGAAGTGGCGGAACGGGGCGCCCCGGAAGTCGGTCAC of the bacterium genome contains:
- a CDS encoding Crp/Fnr family transcriptional regulator encodes the protein MDATSKPHHADQLIDSPFGGKVGPEICRALLEMAETIDCEAGATLFEEGDPPQGVYFVCEGQVKLIRSGPGYREHIVHLAERQAVFGEASLFMASHPVTAVALKPSTLLRFSRAPFLDYMARRPVLQGYVLEVMACWLEQLIEKIDELTLCDGAQRLARYLVGLHEKNPYAGFVTAAQVELPTRKRDLATMLNMNQPSLSRILRQLQDQTLIEVKGRRVVLKDLEALRGLARLPEFRGVQRDFA